A portion of the Bacillus thuringiensis genome contains these proteins:
- a CDS encoding sugar ABC transporter substrate-binding protein, whose protein sequence is MKKLCSIVLIFLLFTLAACTNEQDAISSQKQQTVRKATTTVENQLQTEIPSQIKKPLKIALIMQMSIGTFSSQYIEGVKKQVELFGGSVQVYNSDNDLAKMAANLDTAINSKVDGILIDHGRSEALKPGVEKALQANIPVVAFDNDLRLPGVTIIDQDDYSLAWKSLKTLAEDLNGQGNIAVVWVGGFAPMERRNVIIDTFYKRYPNIEEVARFGTASNNTPLDTQTQVEALLKKYPKKGDLQAIFASWDEFAKGTVKALEQAGRTDIKVYSIDLSNEDLQLMQKENSPWTATAATDPAEVGKVQVRFLYKKIAGEQTPDIYSLEPYLVKKNSLPKENITMDQLSKYINGWGDSKDAYSPWMKKLEKEKK, encoded by the coding sequence ATGAAAAAATTATGTTCCATCGTACTTATTTTTCTCTTATTTACATTAGCAGCTTGTACAAATGAACAAGATGCTATCTCTTCACAAAAGCAACAAACTGTGAGAAAGGCGACTACAACGGTAGAAAATCAATTACAAACAGAAATTCCAAGCCAAATAAAGAAGCCATTAAAAATCGCATTAATTATGCAAATGTCCATCGGAACTTTTTCCTCTCAATATATTGAGGGTGTCAAAAAACAAGTTGAGCTATTTGGCGGCAGTGTACAAGTCTACAATTCTGATAACGATTTAGCAAAAATGGCTGCAAATTTAGATACTGCTATTAATTCAAAAGTGGATGGTATTTTAATTGATCATGGCCGTTCTGAAGCACTAAAACCTGGAGTAGAAAAAGCGTTACAAGCGAACATTCCCGTAGTTGCGTTCGATAACGATCTACGCTTGCCAGGTGTGACAATTATTGATCAAGATGACTATAGTCTTGCATGGAAATCATTAAAAACGTTAGCGGAAGATTTGAATGGACAAGGAAATATCGCAGTTGTATGGGTCGGCGGATTTGCTCCAATGGAACGTCGCAATGTTATCATTGATACTTTTTATAAACGGTATCCAAATATAGAAGAAGTCGCAAGATTCGGTACTGCTAGTAATAACACGCCACTCGATACACAAACACAAGTAGAAGCTTTACTAAAGAAATATCCGAAAAAAGGCGATTTACAAGCTATTTTCGCTTCGTGGGATGAGTTTGCTAAAGGGACTGTTAAAGCACTTGAACAAGCTGGTCGTACAGATATAAAAGTATATAGCATTGACTTAAGTAATGAGGATTTACAACTCATGCAAAAAGAAAACTCACCTTGGACTGCTACAGCTGCAACTGATCCAGCTGAAGTAGGTAAGGTTCAAGTACGATTTTTATACAAAAAAATTGCTGGTGAACAAACGCCAGATATTTATTCACTAGAACCTTATTTAGTAAAGAAAAATAGTTTACCAAAAGAAAATATAACAATGGATCAGTTATCAAAATATATAAACGGTTGGGGAGACTCAAAAGATGCATATTCCCCTTGGATGAAAAAATTAGAGAAGGAGAAAAAATGA
- a CDS encoding NCS2 family permease, producing the protein MFNLSKHKTSIKTEIMAGIITFLTMAYIIVVNPVILGDAGVPFEQAFTATIIAAVVGTLFMAIFTNLPIAIAPGMGLNAYFSYSVVKAHEGMTFAIAFSAVFVAGMILILLSFTSFRTKLMEAIPENLKHAITAGIGLFIAFIGLRLTGIVTKNDANLVGLGDLHSAPVLLALAGLGITIVLMSLNVNGALFIGMLLTGIIAFFTGQLTFSNGVTSMPGLPEGIIVSNPITAVSDVINYGLYGVVFSFFLVTLFDTTGTLLGVAQQGGFMKDGKLPKAGRALLSDSFSATIGSMFGTTPSTAYIESSAGVAAGGRTGLTTVTVAVLFALAAFFGPLVSAVSGVSAITAPSLIIVGSLMMGSVRHIDWDSFDEAFPAFLVILSMPLTSSIATGIALGFISYPLMKVAKGKFRAVHPLVYVFGILFAYQLIFLPH; encoded by the coding sequence ATGTTTAACCTTTCAAAACATAAAACTTCTATTAAAACTGAAATTATGGCAGGTATTATTACCTTCTTAACAATGGCATATATCATTGTCGTAAACCCTGTTATCCTTGGGGATGCAGGTGTTCCATTTGAACAAGCATTTACAGCAACAATTATTGCTGCTGTTGTCGGAACATTATTTATGGCAATCTTTACAAACTTACCAATCGCAATCGCGCCAGGTATGGGATTAAATGCTTACTTCTCTTACTCTGTTGTAAAAGCGCATGAAGGCATGACTTTCGCAATTGCATTCTCTGCTGTATTCGTAGCAGGTATGATTTTAATTTTGCTATCATTTACATCTTTCCGTACAAAATTAATGGAAGCAATTCCTGAAAACTTAAAACATGCAATTACTGCTGGTATCGGTCTTTTCATCGCCTTTATCGGTTTACGTTTAACAGGTATCGTTACAAAAAATGATGCAAACTTAGTTGGACTTGGTGATCTTCACTCTGCTCCAGTTCTACTAGCATTGGCTGGGCTTGGAATTACTATTGTTCTTATGTCTTTAAATGTAAATGGCGCACTATTTATCGGTATGCTATTAACTGGTATTATCGCTTTCTTCACAGGACAATTAACATTCTCAAACGGTGTTACATCAATGCCTGGATTACCAGAAGGAATTATCGTTTCAAATCCAATTACTGCTGTATCTGACGTAATTAACTACGGATTATACGGCGTTGTATTCTCATTCTTCCTTGTTACATTATTTGATACAACAGGTACATTACTTGGGGTAGCTCAACAAGGTGGATTTATGAAAGACGGAAAACTTCCAAAAGCTGGACGAGCTCTTCTATCTGACTCATTCTCAGCAACAATCGGTTCTATGTTCGGAACAACACCATCAACAGCTTACATTGAATCATCTGCTGGTGTTGCAGCTGGTGGTCGTACTGGTTTAACAACTGTTACAGTAGCTGTTCTATTCGCACTAGCAGCATTCTTCGGACCATTAGTAAGTGCCGTTTCTGGTGTATCAGCTATTACTGCACCATCATTAATTATTGTTGGTAGTCTTATGATGGGTTCAGTTCGCCACATCGATTGGGACTCATTTGATGAAGCATTCCCAGCATTCTTAGTAATCTTAAGCATGCCGCTTACATCAAGTATCGCAACAGGTATCGCACTTGGATTTATTTCATACCCACTTATGAAAGTGGCAAAAGGTAAATTCCGTGCTGTTCACCCACTTGTGTATGTATTTGGAATTTTGTTTGCTTATCAATTGATATTCTTACCACATTAA
- a CDS encoding SDR family oxidoreductase, whose translation MPQQKNFITMPAQHQNKQPGIESLMSPLPQFEDPNYKGSEKLKGKNVLITGGDSGIGRAVSIAFAKEGANVAIAYLDEEEDANETKQRVEKEGVKCVLLPGDLSNEQHCKDIVEETARQLGSLNILVNNVAQQYPQQGLEYITAEQLEKTFRINIFSYFHVTKAALSHLKKGDVIINTASIVAYEGNETLIDYSATKGAIVAFTRSLSQSLVQKGIRVNGVAPGPIWTPLIPSSFDEKKVSQFGSNVPMQRPGQPYELAPAYVYLASDDSSYVTGQMIHVNGGVIVNG comes from the coding sequence ATGCCACAGCAAAAAAACTTTATAACAATGCCTGCGCAACATCAAAATAAGCAGCCGGGGATTGAATCATTAATGAGCCCCCTTCCGCAGTTTGAAGATCCAAATTATAAAGGAAGTGAAAAGTTAAAAGGAAAGAATGTGTTAATTACGGGAGGAGATAGCGGAATTGGACGAGCAGTTTCCATCGCTTTTGCAAAAGAGGGAGCAAATGTTGCGATTGCTTATTTAGATGAGGAAGAAGATGCAAATGAGACGAAACAACGTGTTGAAAAAGAAGGTGTAAAGTGTGTATTGTTGCCAGGGGATTTGAGTAATGAACAGCATTGTAAAGATATTGTGGAAGAGACCGCTCGGCAGTTAGGTAGTTTAAATATTTTAGTAAATAACGTTGCACAGCAATATCCGCAGCAAGGGCTAGAGTATATTACAGCAGAACAGTTAGAAAAAACATTTCGTATTAATATTTTTTCTTATTTTCACGTTACGAAAGCAGCACTTTCTCATTTGAAGAAAGGAGATGTCATTATAAATACGGCATCTATCGTTGCATATGAAGGGAATGAAACGTTAATTGATTATTCCGCAACGAAAGGAGCAATCGTAGCTTTTACAAGATCACTTTCTCAATCGTTAGTGCAAAAAGGGATTCGTGTAAATGGTGTTGCACCAGGACCGATTTGGACACCGCTTATTCCATCGAGCTTTGATGAGAAGAAAGTCTCTCAGTTTGGGAGCAATGTCCCGATGCAAAGGCCTGGTCAACCATATGAGTTAGCGCCGGCATACGTATATTTAGCGTCTGATGATTCTTCTTATGTTACTGGACAAATGATACATGTAAATGGGGGCGTTATTGTAAATGGATAG